From the Thermovirga lienii DSM 17291 genome, one window contains:
- a CDS encoding inner-membrane translocator (PFAM: Branched-chain amino acid transport system / permease component~COGs: COG1172 Ribose/xylose/arabinose/galactoside ABC-type transport systems permease components~InterPro IPR001851~KEGG: tai:Taci_0122 inner-membrane translocator~PFAM: inner-membrane translocator~SPTR: ABC transporter integral membrane protein), whose translation MNNNNGANKSFIDRLKEIAAGFGLARSIILIFLVFLVVLALFLKLPMDQILSSVLARFGMNGILVLAMIPTIQSGTGPNFGLPLGISCGLIAAVLSIELDMRGFEAFLFAVGLGAVLGGVSGYLYGLLLNKVKGQEMTVGTYFGFSIVSLMCIFWFLAPFKSPEMIWPYGGNGLRVTIALQDRFDKVLDNFLSFSVLGVKVPTGLLLFFGLFCLLVWLFMRSKTGVALSTVGANPRFAESCGLSVDRYRIIGSVVSQALAAIGIVVYAQTFGFIQLYMAPLFMAFFAVASILIGGATLKRATIWNAIIGCFLFQSILVVSMPVANVIVADNLAEVVRIIISNGIILYALTRREIGGDVR comes from the coding sequence ATGAACAACAATAATGGAGCCAATAAAAGTTTTATTGATAGGCTGAAGGAGATAGCAGCGGGCTTTGGATTGGCAAGGTCCATAATTTTAATCTTTCTAGTGTTTTTGGTTGTATTGGCCTTGTTCCTTAAATTGCCGATGGACCAGATACTTTCCAGCGTGCTGGCAAGGTTTGGTATGAACGGGATCCTCGTTTTGGCAATGATACCCACCATTCAGTCAGGGACGGGGCCCAATTTCGGGCTTCCCCTAGGTATATCCTGCGGACTTATAGCTGCAGTTTTAAGTATCGAGCTTGATATGAGGGGTTTTGAAGCGTTTCTTTTTGCTGTAGGCCTTGGTGCCGTTCTGGGAGGGGTGTCTGGGTATCTTTACGGTTTGTTGCTCAACAAGGTAAAGGGTCAGGAGATGACGGTAGGTACTTATTTTGGTTTTTCAATTGTTTCCCTTATGTGTATTTTCTGGTTTTTAGCTCCATTCAAAAGCCCGGAGATGATATGGCCCTATGGAGGCAACGGCCTGAGGGTGACCATAGCATTGCAAGATAGGTTCGACAAGGTTTTGGACAACTTCCTCTCCTTTAGTGTCCTTGGAGTTAAGGTTCCTACGGGGCTTTTGCTTTTCTTCGGATTGTTTTGCCTTTTGGTTTGGCTGTTCATGCGATCGAAAACGGGAGTTGCCCTATCCACAGTAGGTGCCAATCCCCGTTTTGCTGAGTCATGCGGGCTTTCTGTCGATAGATACCGCATAATAGGCTCGGTGGTATCTCAGGCTTTGGCGGCTATTGGAATTGTGGTGTATGCCCAGACATTTGGGTTTATCCAGTTGTACATGGCACCTCTTTTCATGGCCTTTTTCGCAGTAGCATCTATCCTTATTGGAGGAGCCACCCTTAAGAGAGCCACCATTTGGAACGCCATAATAGGATGTTTTCTTTTCCAGTCCATTCTTGTGGTTTCCATGCCTGTAGCTAACGTTATTGTGGCCGATAACCTTGCCGAAGTAGTAAGGATAATCATAAGTAACGGCATAATTCTCTATGCTCTTACCCGTCGGGAAATAGGGGGCGATGTCCGATGA
- a CDS encoding monosaccharide ABC transporter ATP-binding protein, CUT2 family (PFAM: ABC transporter~COGs: COG1129 ABC-type sugar transport system ATPase component~InterPro IPR003439: IPR017871: IPR003593~KEGG: fno:Fnod_0051 ABC transporter related~PFAM: ABC transporter related~SMART: AAA ATPase~SPTR: Sugar transport ATP-binding protein), with the protein MSRPRLEMKNISKEYFGNQVLKSVNLTVGDGEIHALVGENGAGKSTLMNILFGMPVIHNTGGFNGTVLVDGRPVQINSPEQAMSEGIGMVHQEFMLLPGFTVTENIKLNREITKENWASKIFGKKLESLDFIRMREDARKAIKRMDLDLDEMLPVAGLPVSFMQFVEIARELDKDNLKLLVLDEPTAVLTESEADTLMSVMKKLAKEQGISILFITHRLDEVIEVADNITVLRDGEVVAELAAKDASVELLAELMVGRKVQIRPKSHKASSATEVAMTIENLYVDMPGERVRGLSLEVMKGEILGIGGLAGHGKIGVANGIMGLYPARGRVEVKGYGEIKLNSPISALKSGMAFVSEDRRGTGLLLDESIELNIAVQAMQSQNKFLTKGLVKIMDRKSIREHANKMIKELDIRCVGPHQLVRRLSGGNQQKVCIARALTLEPSILFVSEPTRGIDVGAKKIVLDLLVELNQKLGMTIIMTSSELGELRSVCDRIAIIYQGRLEGVLPVDASDKEFGLLMAGELSHHRKEAS; encoded by the coding sequence ATGAGTCGACCCCGTCTTGAGATGAAGAATATAAGCAAGGAGTATTTCGGGAACCAGGTATTAAAGTCGGTAAATTTAACCGTGGGAGATGGAGAAATACATGCACTGGTTGGTGAGAATGGTGCCGGTAAGTCTACGCTGATGAATATCCTCTTCGGCATGCCGGTTATTCATAACACCGGAGGTTTTAATGGGACCGTGTTAGTAGATGGGCGGCCTGTTCAGATCAATTCGCCCGAGCAAGCAATGTCAGAGGGTATAGGAATGGTGCATCAGGAATTTATGCTGCTTCCAGGGTTTACGGTTACAGAGAACATAAAATTAAATAGAGAGATTACCAAGGAAAATTGGGCCAGTAAAATTTTTGGGAAAAAGCTTGAATCCCTTGATTTTATCCGGATGAGAGAGGATGCGAGAAAGGCCATAAAGCGCATGGACCTTGACCTGGATGAGATGCTCCCTGTGGCCGGATTACCCGTGAGTTTCATGCAGTTTGTAGAGATAGCAAGGGAATTGGACAAGGATAACTTAAAGCTTTTGGTTTTGGATGAGCCGACCGCAGTGCTTACCGAGTCGGAAGCCGATACCTTGATGTCGGTTATGAAAAAATTAGCAAAGGAGCAGGGAATATCCATTCTATTCATAACCCATAGACTTGACGAGGTAATAGAAGTAGCTGACAACATAACCGTCCTTAGGGATGGGGAGGTAGTGGCAGAGCTCGCTGCAAAGGATGCAAGTGTGGAATTGCTTGCGGAGCTTATGGTGGGTAGGAAGGTGCAGATTAGACCTAAAAGCCATAAAGCTTCTTCTGCGACAGAGGTCGCAATGACTATAGAAAATCTGTACGTGGACATGCCGGGAGAGAGAGTCAGAGGGCTTTCCCTTGAAGTAATGAAGGGAGAAATCCTAGGCATAGGCGGACTTGCGGGACACGGGAAGATAGGGGTTGCAAACGGAATAATGGGGCTTTATCCGGCAAGGGGAAGGGTAGAGGTTAAAGGTTATGGGGAAATAAAACTTAATTCTCCTATTTCAGCCTTGAAAAGCGGTATGGCCTTCGTATCTGAGGATAGAAGGGGTACAGGGCTCTTGTTAGATGAGTCCATTGAGCTGAACATCGCCGTCCAGGCAATGCAAAGCCAAAACAAGTTTCTCACAAAGGGATTGGTAAAGATCATGGATAGAAAATCCATTAGGGAACATGCGAATAAAATGATCAAAGAGCTGGATATACGATGTGTAGGACCTCATCAATTGGTAAGAAGGCTAAGCGGAGGGAATCAGCAAAAGGTTTGTATCGCCAGAGCTTTAACGTTGGAACCTTCGATCCTTTTCGTTTCAGAGCCCACAAGGGGTATTGACGTAGGTGCCAAGAAGATAGTCCTTGATCTTTTGGTTGAGTTGAATCAAAAGCTTGGTATGACCATAATAATGACTTCTTCGGAGTTGGGAGAACTTAGATCCGTCTGTGACCGTATTGCCATCATTTACCAGGGACGTCTCGAGGGAGTGTTGCCGGTTGATGCAAGCGACAAGGAGTTTGGGCTCCTCATGGCTGGCGAGCTATCTCACCATAGGAAGGAGGCATCCTAA
- a CDS encoding lipoprotein (KEGG: fno:Fnod_0052 lipoprotein~SPTR: Putative uncharacterized protein) yields MRKLALCFMVLMLVLAASGFAFAGQPKVGIMTGTTSQGEEEYRAAMEMIKKYGEDRVIHVTYPDKFMDEQETTIQQILSMASDPDVKAIVLVQGVPGTAAAIDKVKEFRPDMFFINIVPHEDPMLSAQKADIVLETDNPMRGVSIIELAEKMGAKTFVHISFPRHMSYPLLAERRDIMKAECEKRGIQWVFVNAPDPTGDAGIAGAQQFILEDVPRQVEKYGKDTAFFSTNCGMQEPLIKSVLKTGAIYPEQCCPSPYHAYPGALGIEIPEGKAGDVEFILNAIEEKIVEGGGAGRFATWKVPINMAFCYAATEYGFDVGEGKVKGFDRAHMEDLLRKHAGEIKIRTYENKDTGEKADNFLLVVGESIIFGADK; encoded by the coding sequence ATGAGAAAGCTTGCCTTGTGTTTTATGGTTTTGATGTTGGTTTTAGCGGCCAGTGGTTTTGCTTTTGCGGGACAACCCAAGGTTGGAATTATGACGGGAACCACGTCGCAGGGTGAAGAGGAGTACAGGGCTGCAATGGAGATGATCAAAAAGTATGGTGAGGACAGAGTTATACACGTCACCTACCCGGACAAGTTCATGGACGAGCAGGAGACCACCATTCAGCAGATATTGAGCATGGCTTCTGATCCCGACGTGAAGGCTATAGTTTTGGTTCAAGGCGTTCCAGGTACTGCAGCAGCTATCGACAAGGTCAAGGAATTCAGGCCTGATATGTTTTTCATAAACATAGTCCCCCACGAAGACCCCATGCTCTCGGCCCAGAAAGCAGATATCGTTCTTGAGACGGACAACCCCATGCGTGGCGTCTCCATAATAGAGCTAGCTGAGAAGATGGGAGCCAAGACTTTCGTCCACATATCCTTCCCTCGTCACATGTCCTATCCCCTCCTTGCAGAGCGCCGGGACATAATGAAGGCCGAATGCGAGAAAAGGGGTATTCAGTGGGTGTTCGTCAATGCTCCTGACCCCACGGGAGATGCAGGTATAGCTGGCGCGCAGCAGTTCATTCTTGAGGATGTCCCCAGGCAGGTTGAAAAATACGGGAAGGACACTGCATTTTTCAGCACCAACTGCGGCATGCAGGAACCATTGATCAAGTCCGTTCTGAAAACAGGGGCCATTTATCCCGAACAGTGCTGTCCAAGCCCATACCACGCTTATCCGGGGGCTTTGGGTATTGAGATCCCCGAGGGCAAGGCAGGAGATGTGGAGTTTATTCTAAACGCAATTGAGGAAAAGATAGTAGAAGGTGGTGGAGCCGGCCGCTTTGCCACTTGGAAGGTGCCTATTAACATGGCGTTCTGTTATGCCGCAACGGAGTATGGTTTCGACGTAGGGGAAGGCAAAGTCAAAGGATTTGACAGGGCCCATATGGAGGACTTGCTGAGGAAGCACGCAGGCGAAATCAAGATAAGGACCTACGAAAACAAAGACACCGGCGAAAAGGCGGACAACTTCCTTTTGGTTGTTGGAGAATCCATAATCTTTGGCGCTGATAAGTAA
- a CDS encoding transcriptional regulator, GntR family (PFAM: Bacterial regulatory proteins, gntR family; FCD domain~COGs: COG1802 Transcriptional regulators~InterPro IPR000524: IPR011711~KEGG: tai:Taci_1439 transcriptional regulator, GntR family~PFAM: GntR domain protein; regulatory protein GntR HTH~SMART: regulatory protein GntR HTH~SPTR: Transcriptional regulator, GntR family), producing MMGLYALRGNKSLREKVYDFLKGQMNEGKLVPGSIINLQEISKNLGISMTPLREALVKLEVEGFITIIPRRGVVLNTLTLSKIKEIYRVIGSLEAAALEDFYPLMNEETLSNLKELNTKMREALKSKDFDGYMDMNRNFHETWLVGCGNEELYKVVKSMKERLYEFPRNVDLILEWEEVSLSEHQMIIQYLEEKNIQKAVHYLKDVHWSYQQQEFYIKQYYAKHLENLEKMRKGFPTL from the coding sequence ATGATGGGACTTTACGCTCTACGTGGAAACAAATCGCTGAGAGAAAAAGTATACGACTTCTTAAAAGGGCAGATGAACGAAGGGAAGCTTGTGCCAGGTTCGATAATAAACCTTCAGGAGATCAGCAAGAACCTGGGCATAAGCATGACCCCTCTGCGGGAAGCCTTGGTAAAACTGGAAGTGGAGGGCTTTATAACCATAATTCCTCGCAGAGGAGTTGTGCTCAACACCCTTACCCTCTCCAAGATAAAGGAAATTTATCGGGTAATAGGCTCCCTCGAAGCAGCAGCACTAGAGGACTTTTATCCATTGATGAACGAAGAAACCTTATCCAACCTAAAAGAACTCAACACCAAAATGAGAGAAGCACTGAAAAGCAAAGATTTCGACGGCTACATGGACATGAATCGCAATTTCCATGAAACATGGCTGGTAGGGTGCGGAAACGAGGAACTTTACAAAGTCGTCAAGTCCATGAAAGAAAGACTGTACGAATTTCCCCGCAACGTAGATTTGATCCTTGAGTGGGAGGAAGTGAGCCTTTCAGAGCACCAGATGATAATCCAATACCTTGAGGAAAAGAATATCCAAAAGGCCGTTCACTACCTGAAAGATGTGCATTGGAGCTACCAGCAGCAGGAGTTCTACATAAAACAATACTATGCCAAACACCTGGAAAATTTAGAGAAAATGAGAAAGGGCTTCCCTACCCTCTAA
- a CDS encoding ABC transporter related protein (PFAM: ABC transporter~COGs: COG1120 ABC-type cobalamin/Fe3+-siderophores transport systems ATPase components~InterPro IPR003439: IPR017871: IPR003593~KEGG: dde:Dde_1624 ATPase~PFAM: ABC transporter related~SMART: AAA ATPase~SPTR: ATPase;~manually curated), whose amino-acid sequence MILKVSNVSFKYKSRQVLNNVSFEVAPGELLVILGPNGVGKTTLLKCLYAALRPEEGAIMVEDRDISKMSRRMIAYRLSYVPQRCETGRLTVFDAVLLGRKPHIKWMATHEDIKKADAVIKTLGLEGLSLRFLDELSGGELQKVSIARALVQEPKVLLLDEPTSSLDLKNQQEILKTIRHIVSGHGTSAVMTLHDINSALRFADKILFMKDGKIFSAIERSKVSARVIEEVYGLPVMVEKVKGHPVVVPA is encoded by the coding sequence TTGATTCTTAAGGTCAGTAACGTATCCTTCAAATATAAAAGCAGGCAAGTCTTGAATAATGTAAGTTTTGAGGTTGCCCCAGGGGAGCTTTTGGTGATACTTGGCCCCAATGGGGTAGGAAAGACTACGCTCCTCAAGTGTCTGTACGCAGCTTTACGTCCGGAAGAGGGTGCGATCATGGTCGAAGACAGAGACATATCTAAGATGTCTAGGAGAATGATCGCCTATAGACTTTCGTATGTGCCACAAAGATGTGAAACAGGTCGCCTTACGGTTTTTGATGCAGTATTGCTAGGCCGAAAGCCGCATATAAAATGGATGGCAACCCATGAGGACATAAAGAAAGCTGATGCCGTTATCAAGACCTTGGGGTTGGAGGGGCTTTCTTTGAGGTTTCTGGATGAGCTGAGCGGTGGCGAGCTGCAGAAAGTTAGCATTGCAAGGGCGTTAGTTCAAGAGCCCAAAGTTCTTCTATTGGACGAGCCAACAAGCAGTTTGGACCTTAAAAACCAACAGGAAATATTGAAGACCATAAGACACATCGTATCAGGACATGGTACCTCAGCCGTAATGACGCTCCACGATATCAATTCTGCTTTGAGGTTCGCCGACAAGATCTTGTTCATGAAAGACGGCAAGATATTTTCGGCAATTGAAAGGTCCAAGGTTTCAGCTCGTGTCATAGAGGAAGTTTACGGTCTTCCGGTCATGGTGGAGAAGGTAAAAGGCCATCCCGTGGTGGTTCCTGCATAG
- a CDS encoding transport system permease protein (PFAM: FecCD transport family~COGs: COG0609 ABC-type Fe3+-siderophore transport system permease component~InterPro IPR000522~KEGG: mac:MA0951 hemin permease~PFAM: transport system permease protein~SPTR: Hemin permease): protein MHLEEGVIPQGYGRYVRNKVNIIIAGIAALGILAVVSLSVGPVNFSPVDVLKTLFGGHVSQKMDLVVFSIRLPQVLAAVVAGAALASAAAVMQSVLRNPLASPFTLGISHAAAFGAAFSVMVLGAGFMRSSASDAVTIVKPGLATFVAFFFSMMATGAVVIVAHIKRGSPESMVLAGVALGSLCSAGTMFLQYFADDTQLASMVFWTFGDLSRASWRELAILASVTASCILLFILNTWNLNAIDSGEDTAWSLGVNVKVVRIVAMSVASLVTAVTISFVGVIGFVGLVSPHMVRRIIGDDNRFLIPASCVAGSLLLLAADTIARTMLRPQVLPVAILTSFVGAPVFLYLLVKGYKR, encoded by the coding sequence ATGCACCTCGAGGAAGGAGTAATCCCTCAAGGTTATGGAAGATACGTGCGGAACAAAGTAAACATTATCATCGCAGGTATCGCGGCCTTGGGAATTTTGGCGGTTGTGTCCCTCTCTGTAGGACCTGTTAACTTCTCACCTGTGGATGTGCTAAAGACCTTGTTTGGTGGGCACGTGTCACAAAAAATGGATTTGGTGGTATTCAGTATAAGGCTTCCTCAGGTCTTGGCGGCGGTAGTTGCAGGAGCGGCTTTGGCTTCTGCCGCCGCTGTTATGCAGTCGGTATTGAGGAACCCCCTGGCCTCTCCGTTCACTTTGGGTATATCTCATGCTGCTGCCTTTGGTGCAGCTTTCTCCGTGATGGTCCTGGGGGCGGGCTTCATGAGGAGCTCTGCCTCGGATGCTGTAACCATAGTCAAGCCAGGTCTTGCCACTTTTGTTGCTTTTTTTTTCAGCATGATGGCCACTGGAGCAGTAGTTATAGTGGCCCACATTAAAAGAGGTTCGCCGGAGAGTATGGTCTTAGCGGGGGTGGCTCTAGGGTCCCTCTGTTCCGCGGGTACAATGTTTCTTCAGTATTTCGCCGACGATACCCAGCTTGCATCCATGGTCTTTTGGACCTTTGGGGACTTATCTCGAGCAAGCTGGAGAGAGTTGGCTATATTGGCCTCCGTAACGGCGTCGTGTATATTGCTTTTTATCCTCAACACTTGGAATTTAAACGCTATCGACTCGGGAGAGGATACTGCTTGGAGTCTTGGAGTCAACGTAAAAGTGGTGCGCATTGTCGCCATGTCTGTGGCATCTTTGGTTACAGCGGTTACCATATCTTTTGTGGGAGTAATAGGGTTTGTGGGTTTGGTCTCACCTCATATGGTAAGGCGAATCATAGGGGACGATAACAGGTTCCTTATCCCAGCTTCCTGCGTGGCGGGAAGTTTGCTTCTTTTGGCTGCGGACACCATAGCAAGGACGATGCTTAGGCCCCAGGTCCTGCCGGTGGCCATTTTGACGTCCTTCGTGGGAGCTCCGGTTTTCCTATATCTTCTAGTAAAGGGGTATAAACGTTGA
- a CDS encoding periplasmic binding protein (PFAM: Periplasmic binding protein~COGs: COG0614 ABC-type Fe3+-hydroxamate transport system periplasmic component~InterPro IPR002491~KEGG: dsa:Desal_0075 periplasmic binding protein~PFAM: periplasmic binding protein~SPTR: Periplasmic binding protein): MIRKVLKGLRVSLGVFALLLSLMVMVGFAQDKVEITDAWGRVVSVPKSVDRGICSGAGCLRYLVYLQGQDIVVGVDSLEKRKNRLDSRPYAITHPELKEKPLFGEFRGHDNPELILSLDPQPQVIFKTYGGSGYDPDELQSRTGIPVVVLNYGHLVTRREDMNNALLLMGKVIGKEKRAQEVIAFFDQVVDDLRRRTADIPKDKRPSCYVGGIAYKGPHGITSTEPNYPPFCFVNASNIAASGGQQNQQVVFSPESLLVEDPDKIFIDLSTIQGEKNKNALYQLATEPQYQALKAVKNGEIYGVLPYNWYTQNHGSILANAYYIGKVLYPERFEDVDPVQKADEIYSFLVGGAAFEKLNSTFGSMAFQKIDLKKMEW, translated from the coding sequence TTGATACGCAAAGTCCTTAAAGGGTTGCGGGTGTCTCTAGGTGTTTTTGCACTGCTTTTGAGTTTGATGGTAATGGTCGGGTTTGCCCAGGATAAAGTGGAGATTACAGATGCCTGGGGCAGAGTGGTAAGCGTTCCAAAGAGCGTTGATCGGGGAATATGCTCTGGGGCGGGGTGTTTGCGGTATTTGGTGTACCTTCAGGGGCAGGACATAGTTGTTGGCGTTGATAGTTTGGAAAAACGGAAGAATCGGCTTGATTCTCGTCCCTACGCCATAACTCATCCGGAACTGAAGGAAAAGCCCCTCTTTGGGGAGTTTAGAGGGCACGATAATCCTGAGCTCATTTTGTCGTTGGATCCCCAACCTCAAGTGATATTCAAGACCTACGGGGGCTCGGGGTATGATCCCGATGAACTCCAGAGCCGCACAGGCATTCCAGTGGTGGTGCTGAATTACGGACATCTGGTAACTCGCCGAGAAGATATGAATAACGCCCTCTTGTTAATGGGAAAGGTCATAGGTAAAGAGAAGAGGGCTCAAGAGGTGATTGCCTTTTTTGATCAGGTAGTAGATGACCTCAGGAGAAGAACCGCTGACATTCCCAAGGACAAAAGACCATCCTGTTATGTTGGGGGTATAGCATACAAGGGGCCTCATGGAATAACCTCGACAGAACCCAATTATCCACCTTTTTGCTTTGTTAATGCCTCGAACATAGCCGCCAGTGGGGGGCAGCAAAATCAGCAGGTGGTGTTCTCTCCAGAGAGCTTGCTGGTAGAGGATCCTGACAAAATATTTATAGACCTTTCCACAATCCAAGGAGAGAAAAACAAGAACGCCTTATACCAACTTGCAACGGAGCCTCAGTATCAAGCGTTGAAGGCCGTCAAAAACGGGGAGATTTATGGAGTGCTTCCTTATAACTGGTACACCCAAAATCACGGTTCCATCCTTGCCAATGCCTACTATATTGGCAAGGTTCTTTATCCTGAAAGGTTTGAAGATGTTGATCCCGTTCAAAAGGCCGATGAAATATACAGTTTTTTGGTGGGTGGGGCAGCATTTGAGAAGTTGAACAGCACCTTTGGATCCATGGCTTTCCAAAAGATAGATTTGAAAAAGATGGAGTGGTAA
- a CDS encoding diguanylate cyclase with GAF sensor (PFAM: GGDEF domain; GAF domain~TIGRFAM: diguanylate cyclase (GGDEF) domain~COGs: COG2199 FOG: GGDEF domain~InterPro IPR000160: IPR003018~KEGG: aco:Amico_1621 diguanylate cyclase with GAF sensor~PFAM: GGDEF domain containing protein; GAF domain protein~SMART: GGDEF domain containing protein; GAF domain protein~SPTR: Diguanylate cyclase with GAF sensor;~TIGRFAM: diguanylate cyclase) yields MPTNNEKKAKPIKKIKVPGRWFRHYKKLTSNLSKKRKLLLELSLELVNCTNKEELYETCLRKLQEGLGYDNAYLLLRESPREKMRLIAYRGEKVDEEEARRVIDHGIGLTGRAIKCKKPVISNDVTKDPYYVKGNDKTLSEMVVPVMCDEIIWGVLIIDSHKKDAFIKLDAQIVQVFCNYLASALTRLYQLERLKYKSNMESAILDIVTKAAREKHIEKICQDVVKELSKMTRFTQIYILKTLDETTGASQLIAGRGPGSFDEMSQIESGRGLVGKTIRARKTLYFPDVSQAPEYVEVDQKTKSELDIPIIHEDKLYGVLSLESPELDGFDQGDIELMEILAKHLGVLWAYSDLLEKTKREALKDPLTGLWNRRHFYDCVSKEMDRHKRQNDTFCIVMVDLSKFKEINDTYGHSEGDKVLIQVGNFLMQRIRSSDILARYGGDEFVALLPHTQKADAQIAWSRLANEIQRIPLGDHGLHISFEYGIASYPEDGTRASDLIKAADEALYIQKRTQKKVLRAESRPNPNNQRATHL; encoded by the coding sequence ATGCCCACTAACAATGAGAAAAAAGCAAAACCCATTAAAAAGATCAAGGTTCCTGGTCGGTGGTTTCGCCACTATAAAAAGTTGACATCCAACCTGAGCAAAAAAAGAAAGCTCCTGTTGGAATTGTCTTTGGAGCTTGTAAACTGCACAAACAAGGAAGAGCTATACGAAACATGCCTGAGGAAACTACAAGAGGGCCTGGGCTATGATAATGCCTATCTTTTGCTACGGGAATCACCAAGGGAGAAAATGAGGCTAATAGCCTATAGAGGGGAAAAAGTAGACGAGGAAGAAGCCAGAAGGGTCATAGATCATGGGATTGGGCTAACAGGCAGAGCCATAAAATGCAAAAAGCCCGTAATCTCAAACGACGTCACCAAAGATCCATATTATGTAAAAGGTAACGATAAAACCCTTTCAGAAATGGTCGTTCCCGTGATGTGCGATGAAATAATATGGGGAGTTTTGATCATAGACAGCCACAAAAAGGATGCCTTCATCAAGCTTGACGCCCAAATAGTACAAGTTTTCTGCAACTACCTGGCGTCCGCTCTGACCAGGTTATACCAATTGGAAAGGCTGAAATACAAAAGCAACATGGAAAGCGCCATTCTGGATATTGTCACTAAAGCCGCGCGAGAAAAGCACATAGAAAAAATTTGCCAGGATGTCGTTAAAGAACTCTCCAAGATGACCAGATTCACCCAAATCTACATACTCAAGACATTAGATGAAACCACAGGTGCTTCTCAGCTTATAGCTGGACGAGGCCCTGGGTCTTTTGACGAAATGTCCCAAATTGAATCGGGCCGGGGGCTCGTAGGAAAGACCATAAGAGCGAGAAAAACCCTCTATTTCCCTGACGTATCCCAAGCTCCCGAGTACGTAGAAGTGGACCAAAAGACCAAATCGGAACTGGATATTCCCATAATTCATGAAGATAAACTCTACGGCGTTCTCAGCCTTGAGAGTCCGGAGCTCGATGGTTTCGACCAGGGAGATATAGAGCTCATGGAGATATTGGCCAAGCATCTCGGAGTCCTTTGGGCATACAGCGATCTCTTAGAAAAGACCAAAAGAGAAGCCTTGAAAGACCCCCTAACGGGGTTATGGAACCGACGCCACTTTTACGACTGTGTATCAAAGGAAATGGATAGACACAAAAGACAAAACGACACCTTCTGCATAGTCATGGTGGACCTCAGCAAATTCAAGGAAATAAACGACACCTACGGCCACTCAGAAGGGGACAAGGTCTTGATCCAAGTGGGCAATTTCCTCATGCAAAGGATCAGAAGCAGTGACATTTTGGCTCGCTATGGGGGAGACGAGTTCGTAGCCCTCCTACCCCACACACAGAAAGCAGATGCCCAAATAGCTTGGAGCCGGTTGGCGAATGAAATACAAAGGATACCCTTGGGCGATCACGGACTTCACATAAGCTTCGAATATGGGATAGCCTCCTACCCAGAAGACGGAACGCGCGCTAGCGACCTGATAAAAGCCGCCGACGAGGCTTTGTACATACAGAAGCGCACTCAAAAGAAAGTGTTGCGCGCTGAAAGCAGGCCCAACCCTAACAATCAGCGCGCAACACATCTCTAA